From Salmo salar chromosome ssa09, Ssal_v3.1, whole genome shotgun sequence:
acccctagcctagctaatgttagcaagctaacgttaaccccctagctagaattcgtaacatgtACGTTTTTAGCAAATTCTATTATATACATATTGTACGTTTGCTAATTTGTTTGCAAACATATAGCATGTGAAATGGGCGATTggcatccacaaattaataaatGTCATACTAGTGGCGGCCATGAGGGATGAGGATACATTGTTTTGGCCTTATTTctgttacagcatattggatgacttgtcattcatattccattcacccagttcaatgtaacattgataggtttaggctactacatgatactgaaATGTTCCCaaatacccatcatgaggttgatacaacctagcctatgaattcaagtttacaacgtaggtgcacagatcgagagaaatttgagtaatcaaggtgacagacagtgacacattcattaCCGccatgcacactcttgcctgcatctagctgatctatggtgtaatcattagtcagttgcaaatgagaatttGATCATTGGattattccttctcgcatctacgtgctctcctcctctcaccttttcccttccattgtggacttcagtgcacaacacatttgctgtatgtgaccaggcgaaaaaacctttccaagccaaaccttcataacaCTACACACAACCTACATCACTGTCACCATATTAGGTAACATCAAGTCAACATAACTAATGCATTAATAAACCTGATACAATCATGCACTACAGATTACagttagcaagcagtttagcagttacactaaCGGGTgccggtggcaataaatgaatACATCTAAAAGCTTACCTTTgggcggctggtagcctagtggttagagtgttgggccagtaaccgaaaggttgctggatcgaatccccaagctgacaaggtaaaaatctgtcgttctgcccctgaacccaCTGTtacctggtaggctgtcattgtaattaagaatttgttcttaactgacttgccttgttaaaaaaattaaaacctcGACTTGGAAGAGTTCAAGTGTTGGATAGCTATAGCTAGCTCtatgtttgagctgggtgtttcaGTGGGCCAAATtagcttctccttcatttttgaagtaATTAATTAACtattctctctttgagtcaactattcaccacattttatgcactgcagtgctagaaagcaagctgtagcttatgctttcagtactatattcattctctgatcctttgactgGGTGGACAACGTGTCAGttaatgctgcaagagctctgataggttggggGACATCCtatggaagttgtcataattactgtgtaagggggtgagaaccatgagcctcctaggttttgcatTGAGTCAatttacccagaggaggacagaaaccAGCTGTCCtcaggctacaccatggtgctaccctacagagtgctgctgaggctactgtagaccttcattgcaaaacagtgtgttttaatcaattatttggtaacGTGAATGTatttaatacagttgaagtcggaagtttacatacacttaggttggagatattaaaactagtttttcaaccactccacaaatttcttgttaacaaactatagttttggcaagtcggttaggacatctactttgtgcatgacacaagtaatttatccaacaattgtttacagacagattatttcacttacaatccactgtatcacaaatccagtgggccagaagtttacatacactaagttgactgtgcctttaaacagcttggaaaattccacaaaatgatgtcatgactttagaagcttctgataggctaattgacataatttgaatcaattggaggtgtacagttgaagtcagaagtttacatacaccttagccaaatacatttaaactcagtttttcacaattcctgacatttaatccctacaaaaattccctgttttaggtaagttaggatcaccacttttttaagtatgtgaaatgtcagaataatagtagagagaatgattgatttaagcttttatttctttcatcacattcccagtgggtcagaagtttatatacactcaattagtatttggtagcattgccattaaattatttaacttgggtcaaacgtttcgggtagccttccacaagcttcccacaataaattgggtgaattttggcccattcctcatgacagagctggtgtaactgagtcaggtttgtaggcctccttgctcgcacacactttttcagttctgcccacaaatgttctataggattgaggtcagggctttgtgatggccactccaataccttgactttgttgtccttaagccattttgccacaactttggaagtatgctttgggtcattgtccatttggaagacccatttgcgaccaagctttaacttcctgactgatgtcttgagatgttgcttcaatatatccacgtaattttacaccctcatgatgcaatctattttgtgaagtgcaccagtccctcctgcagcaaagcacccccacaacatgatgctgccacccccgtgctttatagttgggatggtgttcttcggcttgcaattttctccctttttcctccaaacataacaatggtcattatggccaaacagttgtatttttgtttcatcagaccagaggacatttctccaaaaagtatgatctttgtccccatgtgcagttgcaaaccgtaggctggcttttttatggcggttttggatcagtggcttcttccttgctgaccggcctttcaggttatgttgatataggactcattttactgtggatatagatacttttgtacctgttttctccagcatcttcacaaggtcctttgctgttgttctgggattgatttgcacttttcgcaccaaagtaccttcatctctcggagacagaacgcatcttcttcctgagcggtatgacggctgcggggtcccatggtgtttatacttgtgtactattgtttgtacatatgaacgtggtaccttcaggcgtttggaaatttctcccaaggaggaaccagacttgtggaggtctacaatttctttttttgaggtcttggctgatttcttttgattttcccatgatgtcaagcaaagatgcactgagtttgaaggtaggccttgaaatacatccacaggtacacctccaaatgactcaaattatgtcaattagcctatcagaagcttctaaagacatgacatcattttgtggaattttccaagctgtttaaaggcacaatcaacttagtgtatgtaaacttctgacccactggaattgtgatacagtgaattataagtgaaattatctgtctgtaaacaattgttggaaaaattactgaacaaagtagatgtcctaaccaacttgccaaaactatagtttgaagaactttgtagtggttgaaaaacgagttttaatgactccaacctaaatgtatgtacatttccgacttcaacagtacaTGCAACAGTATCTATAGATAATCTAGCCCTACATGGAACAGTATCTATAGATAATCTAGCTCTACATGGAACAGTATCTATAGATAATCTAGCCCTACATGGAACAGTATCTATAGATAATCTAGACCTACATGGAACAGTATCTATAGATAATCTAGACCTACATGGAACAGTATCTATAAATAATCTAGACCTACATGGAACAGTATCTATAAATAATCTAGACCTACATGGAACAGTATCTATAAATAATCTAGACCTACAAGGAACAGTATCTATAAATAATCTAGCCCTACATGGAACAGTATCTATAAATAATCTAGCCCTACATGGAACAGTATCTATAGATAATCTAGACCTACATGGAACAGTATCTATAGATAATCTAGACCTACATAGAACAGTATCTATAAATAATCTTCTTTGCACTTTTGACAATGATTTCACGAGGCCTAATTTAAACTGCATGATTTGCCCTTAATAACCACTAAGCTAATAAATAAatcacacattttttttatgtattatttaatTAACCTACATCATGTTATCACTGTGGAGCGCAATATCACATTGATAAAACGGACATAGTCTACATAGAGCAGGAATacattacaccatctgtcctggAGGTTGAGGGTCTCTGGTGGTACTGGGTCTGTGGTGGTACTGGGTCTGTGGTGGAGGTTTAGGGTCTGTGGTGGTACTGGGTCTGTGGTGGAGGTTTAGGGTCTGTGGTGGTACTGGGTCTGTGGTgattctgggtctgtagtgattCTGGGTCTGTGGTGGTTCTGGGTCTGTGGTGGTACTGGATCTGTGGTGATCCTGGGTCTGTGGTGGTACTGGGTCTGTGGTGGTACTGGGTCTGTGGTGGTACTGGGTCTGTGGTGATACTGGGTCTGTGGTGGTTCTGGGTCTGTGGTGGTAATGGGTCTGTGGTGGTAATGGGACTGTGGTGGTAATGGGTCTGTGGTGGTACTGGGTCTGTGCTGGTAATGGGTCTGTGGTGGTAATGGGTCTGTGGTGTGGTTTCATCCTCCCCTGCGTGTGTTCTTTATTACATGACCCTATTACCAGTTTAATACTACTGTGATACTACAGACTCCCAGCAGACAGCCATGCTACCAGACTAAACATACATTAGTTGTTTGTTAGAGAGGTCTGTGGGTCTCCGTCTGGTTTCCTTCTCTCAGCATTCCCCAGGCCTTCATCCAAACCCCACAACACAACTTATTCTACCAGGTTTATTCTCTTGGAAACTGGTCGTCTCttttttttttgagagagagacctgaccaAAAATAACAACAGACAttacaagggggggggggtgaagtaGACCCCATGTTTATTTTACTAAAGCATGAAACACAGAGAATCTGACTGCTGATAGACTCCCTATAGGTACAAATCAAAGTAtgaggccgttccttctcttgctagAACAAAAAGTGGTTCCTGCTGCGTAACCGACGAACCTGCCGTTTCTACTTGTAGAATCGCAATGCTCCTCTGCGGCCGACAACTTGACTATGAGCCAAGCAGAGAGCACGAACCTCCAAGTGGGGTAGCCAACGGGATTGACAACAAAAATCCAGCCCCTTTTCATCAGAGAACGCAAAGAAAGATCGAGAAGAAAAACGGGAACTTTCCGGTGCGCAGTattgaaatagacagagagagtgcTAGATGCAATGGGTCTATGCTctggttaacctgctggttaaCCTATTGGGGAATGGGGTTTATAGTTTACAGTGTGTGCAAGGACCACAGTCAGTAATCAGAATCACTGAGGTCAAGTTAATTAGCAGGTTAACTGGACACAGACCACTGCATctatcactctctatctctccctctctctcaattaaattacaATTCAAtacaatgggctttattggcttgGGAAACTTATGTTTAcactgccaaagcaagtgaaatagataataaacaaaagtgaaataaacataaaaaattaacagtatatattaaactcacaaaagttacaaaggaataaagacatttgaaatgtcatattatgtctatatacagtgttgtaactatgtgcaattagttaaagtacaaaaataagggttgtatttacaatggtattTGTTCTTCGATTTGCCCCTTTCTTATGGCAAATGGTCACAAaccttgctgctgtgatgacacactgtaatttttcacccaatagatatgtgttataaaaattggatttgttttcaaattctttgtgggtctgtgtaatctgaaggaaatatgtgtctctaatacatttggcaggaggttaggaattgcagctcagtttccacctcattttgaggGCAGtctgcacatagcctgtcttctcttgagagccaggtttctctcactctctctttctctctgattctccccctctctctgattctctctctctctcgctctctctgattctctcaccctctctgatttctctctctctctctctctctgattctctctgattttctccctctctgattctctctctgattctctccccctctctgattctgtctctgattctctctgattctctccccctctctgattctctccccctctctgattctctccctctctctgaaacaGACAGTGGCTATCCTGTGGCGTTCACTAACCAAGCTTTAAAATCTAATCTCATGATGCTGTAGCTCCAATGGTGAGTGAATGTTAGTTAGTTATTCCACCCTTTGGCTGTGACTACTGTAAATATGTGCTGTTATATTGATGTGGATCTCAATGAGACTAAACTATGTCATAACCCTGGTTGTGGTGGGAGAGGTGAGTGGTCTTTAAGGATGGGCTTTGTAGTTTATGGCATGTGGAGGATCCACGAAGGCCAAGTTAATTAAATCAGCAGGTTAATATGGGGTGTTGGTGGTTGTGAATTAGTctgtgaatcaaatcaaatcaaatcaaatgtatttttatatagcccttcgtacatcagctaatattctcaaagtgctgtacagaaacccagcccaaaaccccaaacagcaagcaaagcatgtgaaagaagcacggtggctaggaaaaactccctaggaaaaactccctagaaaggccaaaaacctaggaagaaacctagagaggaaccaggctatgaggggtggccagtcctcttctggctgtgtagggtggatattataacagaacatggtcaagatgttaaaatgttgaaatgttcataaatgaccagcatggtcaaataataataatcatagtagttgtcgagggtgcaacaagcatgtccggtgaacaggtcagggttccatagccgcaggcagaacagttgaaactggagcagcagcacggccaggtggactggggacagcaaggagtcatcataccaggtagtcctgaggcatggtcctagggctcaggtcctccgagagaaagacagaaagagagaattagagagagcatatttaaatacacacaggacaccggataagacaagagaaatactccagatgtaacagactgaccctagccccccgacacataaactactgcagcataaatactggaggctgagacaggagggatcagaagacactgtggccccatccgatgataccccggacagggccaaacaggcaggatataaccccacccactttgccaaagcacagcccccacaccactagagggatgtctccaaccaccaacttaccgtcctaagacaaggccgagtatagcccacaacgatctccgccatggcacaacccaaggggagggcgccaacccagacaggaagaccacgtcagtgactcaacccactcaagtgacgcacccctcccatggacggcatggaagaacaccagtaggccagtgactcagcccctgtaaaagggttagaggcagagaatcccagtggaaagaggggaaccggcaaggcagagacagcaagggcggtttgttgctccagcctttccgttcaccttcacactcctgggccagactatacttaatcataggacctactgaagagataagtcttcagtaaagacttaaaggttgagactgagtctgcgtctctcacattggtaggcagaccattccataaaaatggagctctataggagaaagccctacctccagccgtttgcttagaaattctagggacaattaggaggcctgcgtcttgtgaccgtagcgtacgtgtaggtatgtacggcaggaccaaatcggaaagataggtaggagcaagcccatgtaatgctttgtaggttagcagtaaaaccttgtgaacagtgtgtgtgcgtgcatgccaaCAAAGCTGTAGACGCTAATTGGAGAGTCAAAGCTAAAAATCAGCTGCTTGTAGCAGAGGAGACGGATGTGAGATACCACAGGATATGCGGCAGAGGAGACGGATGTGAGATACCACAGGATATGTGGCAGAGGAGACGGATGTGAGATACCACAGGATATGCAGCAGAGGAGACGGATGTGAGATACCACAAGATATGTGGCAGAGGAGACAGATGTGAGATACCACAAGATATGTGGCAGAGGAGACGGATGTGAGATACCACAGGATATGTGGCAGAGGAGACGGATGTGAGATACCACAGGATATGCGGCAGAGGAGACGGATGTGAGATACCACAGGATATGTGGCAGAGGAGACAGATGTGAGAGACCACAGGATATGTggcagagagagaatagaaagcATATCATAGGAAGGCGTAAGCTCATTCCCAAAGAATGCTAGAAAGATTATATGTTGCTGTAAAGTGGTCATCAGAAATATTTTGTGTGAAAAATACTTTAAATAAccagaaagtaaaaaaaaatacattatttgaaACAGGTACTATTGTATCATTATCATCATTACCCTTCACTCCATAGATCCTTTGGATTTGGGTTTGGATTTGGGATCTtcgaggagggagggctgggaaTCAAATGTACTAAATTACATCCTATTCCTctatagtgtgctacttttgaatGGGGGCTGTGAGGCTTTATGTAGGGAACAGTGTTCCATTTGGGAACAAGACAGAGTACAGGACACACCCCTCATAAGAAGACCAGCTTTGGACAGCAGTCCTagattcaaatagtatttgtttcctttcaaatactTTTAAGCGTTggattgagactgcatgcagggCCAGATGGGCAAGGTTTGAACTTTTGAGACTATCCCGGTTGGTTGTACTGCAGCCAGGGAAGCTCGATCAAGTGCAGCAAAGGcagttgaaagaaaacaaatactaccTGAACCCATGTCTGTTGGACAGACGCTTCAGCCAGCTGGGGACAAAACTCCTCGCCAGTCAACTGAAAACAAGGATCAGGATGCAGTGGCAGGAGTTTAATTCCAATTCCTGCTCTGAACTGACTATCTAAGTTACTTTCTCGTGTCAGCCAAGACACCAACAATGTCTTTTCGAGTATCAGCAAGACAAAATTGATAATTTTAGGATGTTTGGCCGTTTACATGTTTTCAAAAACAACATGAGATATCAATAAAGGACTGGAAGATATTGCTGAGGGGGGAAGATGGGAGACAGCATGATACAGGAGTCTAGCAGCAGGATACAATGGCCTCCATGATTCTCAATCATATATGTACTGTTggaagtcctgtataatatatattttttaaattatgtattgTCACATACATACAGTAGTTGCAATGAAATGTTGTGCTCAAGGGcagatcaacagatttttcaccttgtcagctcgggtattcgaatgtgcttgtgtgtatgtgtgcaagaATGTCCCGTGGCGGTGTTGCCAGGCTGAAACCTTAGTGGACGTTGGCTGGGAgactctctgtgttgccaggctgGAACCTTAGTGGACGTTGGCTGGGAGACTCTGTTTTGCCAGGCTAGAACCTTAGTGGACGTTGGCTGGGAgactctctgtgttgccaggctgTAACCTTAGTGGACGTTGGCTGGGAgactctctgtgttgccaggctgGAACCTTAGTGGACGTTGGCTGGGAGACTCTGTTTTGCCAGGCTAGAACCTTAGTGGACGTTGGCTGGGAgactctctgtgttgccaggctaGAACCTTAGTGGACGTTGGCTGGGAgactctctgtgttgccaggctgGAACCTTAGTGGACGTTGGCTGGGAgactctctgtgttgccaggctgGAACCTTAGTGGACGTTGGCTGGGAGACACTCTGTGTTGCCAGGCTGGAGCCTTAGTGGACGTTGGCTGGGAGACTCTGTGTTGCCAGGCTAGAACCTTAGTGGACGTTGGCTGGGAgactctctgtgttgccaggctgGAACCTTAGTGGACGTTGGCTGGGAgactctctgtgttgccaggctaGAACCTTAGTGGACGTTGGCTGGGAgactctctgtgttgccaggctgGGCCCTTAGTGGATGTTAGCTGGGAGACTCTGAGAAAAACTCTGGGAGTGGAATTCTGATGTTCTGGTTGTCCATGGGCTTTTATCTAAACCATGTTGTTATCTTTGATTCCCTTTTGAGGTGGCTAGCTGGATGTTTGATTTCCTGTTGAGGTGGCTGGCTGGAGGTCTGATTTCTTGTTGAGGTGGCTGGCTGGAGGTCTGATTTCTTGTTGAGGCGGCTGGCTGGAGGTTCGATTTCTTGTTGAGGTGGCTGGCTGGAGGTCTGATTTCTTGTTGAGGTGGCTGGCTGGAGGTCTGATTTCTTGTTGAGGTGGCTGGCTGGAGGTCTGATTTCTTGTTGAGGTGGCTGGCTGGGAGGTTTGATTTCCTGTTGAGGTGGCTGGCTGGGAGGTTTGATTTCCTGTTAGGGTGGCTGGCTAGAGGTTTGATTTCCTGTTGGGGTGGCTGGCTGGAGGTCTGATTTCTTGTTGAGGTGGCTGGCTAGAGGTTTGATTTCCTGTTGAGGTAGCTGGCTGGAGGTCTGATTTCTTGTTGAGGTGGCTGGCTGGGAAGTTTGATTCCCTGTTGAGGTAGCTGGCTGGAGGTCTGATTTCCTGTCTGTGAAAAATGATCTTGTCATCAATCTGCCGACCAGGGGCAGAATTTCTCTCTGGTTAGCTAGCCTGGCCtaccctccttctcttcctccctccaatGGATTCTTGCCACTTTGGATTTTCTTGCATGAAAGTATGAAATTTCATTTTGGAAGATTATAGGGGTGGGAGgtaaggaaacagagagagatagatggaggacTCTGCCAtgtgttggaggagtggaggactcTGCCATGTGTTGGAGGATGTGGAGGACTCTGCCAtgtgttggaggagtggaggactcTGCCATGTGTTGGAGGATGTGGAGGACTCTGCCAtgtgttggaggagtggaggactcTGCCAtgtgttggaggagtggaggactcTGCCATGTGTTGGAGGAGTGGAGTACTCTGCCAtgtgttggaggagtggaggactcTGCCATGTGTTGGAGGATGTGGAGGACTCTGCCATGTGTTGGAGGATGTGGAGGACTCTGCCATGTGTTGGAGGATGTGGAGGACTCTGCCATGTGTTGGAGGATATGGGTTCTCTTCTCTGGCAGCTCCTTCCTGTAACATACCctttataacaggagagagagatgggaagacagagagaggagagagaggggagagtgtagagaggggggggtagagtgAGGGGAGTCgtacagagatatacagtatattccaTTTCACTGTTCCTGTCATGACAGTAGACTAGTTTCATGACAGTAGACTAGTTTCATGACAGTAGGCTAGTTTCATGACAGTAGGCTAGTTTCATGACAGTAGCCTGGTTTCATGACAGTAGCCTGGTTTCATGACAGTAGCCTGGTTTCATGACAGTAGACTAGTTTCATGACAGTAGGCTAGTTTCATGA
This genomic window contains:
- the LOC123744683 gene encoding uncharacterized protein, with amino-acid sequence MYSGRCRKRTLENSREPIENGKLPALQDTYSIRCHRKAKKIIKVNNHPSHCLFTPLSSRRRGYVTGRSCQRREPISSNTWQSPPHPPTHGRVLHILQHMAESSTSSNTWQSPPLLQHMAEYSTPPTHGRVLHSSNTWQSPPLLQHMAESSTSSNTWQSPPLLQHMAESSTSSNTWQSPPLLQHMAESSIYLSLFPYLPPL